A genomic stretch from Candidatus Nitrotoga arctica includes:
- a CDS encoding HlyD family type I secretion periplasmic adaptor subunit: MTEGNKAAAAYQQDALRSDAHSKLLRLTAPVDGTVQQLDVHTVGGVVSAAKPLMQIVPKETRVEVETFLENKDVGFVQEGHTAEIKIDAFEYTKYGTVTGKVIHVSRDAIADEKKGSIYSTKITLDKATIAVEGKEMPLSAGMSVNLEIKTGERRIIEYVLSPLMRHKRESLNER, translated from the coding sequence ATGACCGAAGGGAATAAGGCAGCGGCCGCTTACCAACAAGACGCTTTGCGCTCGGATGCCCATAGCAAGCTCTTGAGGCTTACAGCACCCGTGGATGGGACGGTGCAACAACTGGATGTCCATACAGTCGGCGGCGTGGTGTCTGCTGCCAAGCCTTTGATGCAGATTGTTCCAAAAGAAACCCGAGTCGAAGTGGAGACCTTTCTCGAAAACAAGGATGTGGGGTTTGTTCAGGAGGGGCACACTGCCGAGATCAAGATCGATGCCTTCGAATACACCAAATACGGCACCGTCACTGGAAAGGTCATACATGTCTCGCGTGACGCCATTGCGGACGAGAAGAAGGGATCGATCTACTCAACCAAAATCACGCTGGATAAGGCGACGATTGCCGTTGAAGGTAAAGAAATGCCCTTGTCCGCTGGCATGTCAGTCAACTTGGAAATCAAGACGGGCGAGCGGCGCATTATTGAATATGTTCTGAGCCCCTTGATGCGGCATAAGCGGGAAAGTCTCAATGAGCGTTAG
- a CDS encoding tetratricopeptide repeat protein, which yields MKPLLLSILIAVLLTTSTTWAGQYEDYNAAHTAYKKGDYKKAFKLYRLYESQGNTDYRNAIGMMYLMGKGVKQDYGQALLWFRKAAAQGDPDAQLNLGDMYNKGKGVAKDDTEALKWWRLAAVQKVAIAQFNLGVKYSKGYGVKQDYIEAVKWYRLSAMQGYAKAQYNLGLLYNKGEGVAQDYSAALSWYRQAATQGYAKAQYNLGLMHDNGQGVTDEVSEAVKWYRLAAAQGYADAQLNLGVMYNEGKGVAQDYAEAVKLYRLVAVQRVAIAQYDLGVMYDNGHGVTQDYTEAVKWYRLAAAQGYADAQLNLGDLYYDGKGVTQNYGEALRWYRLAAAQGDINARYSLGFMYEYGHGITQDYTEAAKWYRLAAAQGHADAQLNLGDLYSEGKGVAQEYAEAVKWYRLAAAQGDASAQNNLGTMYDNGRGVAQDYILAYMWFNLGGALGDSNAMENRNLVAKKMSAQQISKAQKMTSDCQQKNFIGCD from the coding sequence ATGAAACCACTTCTACTTTCTATCCTTATTGCGGTATTGCTGACTACTAGTACTACGTGGGCTGGGCAATATGAAGATTACAATGCCGCTCATACTGCGTATAAGAAAGGCGACTACAAAAAAGCTTTTAAATTGTACCGTTTATATGAATCTCAGGGAAATACAGATTATCGAAACGCTATAGGCATGATGTATCTGATGGGAAAGGGCGTTAAGCAGGACTATGGTCAAGCATTGCTCTGGTTCAGAAAAGCAGCAGCGCAAGGGGATCCAGATGCCCAATTGAATCTCGGCGACATGTATAACAAGGGGAAAGGTGTTGCAAAGGACGACACCGAAGCACTTAAGTGGTGGCGGCTGGCGGCAGTACAGAAAGTAGCAATTGCCCAATTCAATCTCGGTGTGAAGTATTCGAAGGGGTATGGTGTTAAACAAGACTACATAGAAGCCGTGAAGTGGTATCGTCTGTCCGCAATGCAAGGGTACGCAAAGGCCCAATATAACCTTGGCTTGTTATATAACAAAGGTGAGGGCGTTGCCCAGGACTACTCAGCAGCACTCAGTTGGTATCGCCAAGCAGCAACGCAAGGGTACGCTAAAGCCCAATACAATCTTGGCTTGATGCATGACAACGGGCAGGGTGTTACGGATGAGGTCTCAGAAGCAGTGAAGTGGTATCGTCTGGCAGCGGCGCAAGGTTATGCAGATGCACAATTGAATCTTGGTGTGATGTATAACGAAGGTAAGGGCGTTGCCCAGGACTACGCAGAAGCAGTCAAGTTGTATCGATTAGTAGCAGTCCAAAGGGTTGCAATTGCACAATACGATCTTGGTGTGATGTATGACAATGGTCACGGTGTTACGCAGGACTACACAGAAGCAGTGAAGTGGTATCGCCTGGCAGCGGCGCAAGGTTATGCAGATGCACAATTGAATCTTGGCGACCTGTATTACGATGGGAAAGGCGTAACGCAGAATTATGGTGAAGCACTCCGTTGGTATCGACTAGCTGCAGCGCAGGGGGATATAAATGCGCGATACAGCCTTGGCTTTATGTATGAATATGGTCACGGTATTACGCAGGACTACACAGAAGCAGCAAAATGGTATCGTCTGGCAGCAGCGCAAGGTCATGCAGATGCACAATTAAATCTTGGCGACTTGTATTCCGAAGGAAAAGGTGTTGCGCAGGAGTACGCAGAAGCAGTCAAGTGGTATCGATTGGCAGCCGCACAAGGGGATGCAAGTGCGCAAAACAATCTCGGCACCATGTATGACAATGGGCGTGGGGTTGCGCAGGACTATATTCTGGCATACATGTGGTTCAATCTTGGCGGTGCATTGGGCGATTCAAATGCAATGGAGAATCGCAATCTCGTAGCAAAAAAAATGTCAGCTCAGCAAATTTCAAAAGCACAGAAAATGACAAGTGACTGTCAGCAGAAAAACTTCATAGGATGCGATTGA
- a CDS encoding neutral zinc metallopeptidase, producing MLLDNERESENIEDRRGGGGLIKGIGIGSVFLALIGSYLTGINPATLLGLMEQTAPVQQVSAHKPAANDKTAVFVSKILAETEDTWGEAFAAKGKEYRKPKLVLFTGSTTTACGNGAAAMGPFYCPLDSKIYIDLSFFSELQNRFHAPGEFAEAYVLAHEVGHHVQNLLGISAKVNAAKQRASSKAEANAASVKLELQADCYAGVWARRTDSQKHILEPGEIEQAIAAATAIGDDTLQKKALGYAVPETFTHGSSTQRVAWFKRGMETGDPAQCNIFAATRRSN from the coding sequence ATGCTGCTAGACAATGAAAGAGAAAGTGAAAATATTGAGGATCGTCGTGGCGGTGGCGGGCTTATTAAAGGGATTGGTATTGGTAGCGTCTTTCTTGCCTTGATTGGAAGTTATTTAACCGGCATAAACCCGGCCACTTTGTTGGGCTTGATGGAGCAGACGGCCCCTGTTCAGCAGGTTAGCGCGCACAAGCCTGCAGCAAATGACAAGACAGCCGTTTTTGTGTCGAAGATTCTAGCGGAAACGGAAGATACATGGGGTGAAGCATTTGCGGCAAAGGGCAAGGAATACCGCAAGCCGAAGCTAGTGCTTTTTACCGGTAGCACAACAACTGCATGCGGCAACGGTGCCGCTGCCATGGGACCGTTTTACTGCCCGTTGGACAGCAAAATCTATATCGATCTATCGTTCTTCTCGGAACTTCAAAATCGTTTTCATGCGCCGGGTGAATTTGCTGAGGCCTATGTGCTGGCGCATGAGGTCGGCCACCACGTCCAGAACCTTCTAGGAATTTCCGCTAAGGTAAATGCCGCCAAACAGCGGGCATCAAGCAAAGCGGAGGCGAATGCTGCGAGCGTAAAACTGGAGCTACAGGCAGACTGTTATGCCGGAGTTTGGGCGCGGCGCACGGATAGTCAGAAACATATTCTCGAACCCGGTGAAATTGAGCAAGCTATTGCGGCTGCCACCGCGATTGGAGATGATACTCTCCAAAAGAAAGCACTTGGGTATGCCGTGCCTGAGACCTTTACTCACGGATCATCGACACAACGTGTCGCCTGGTTTAAGCGTGGGATGGAAACCGGCGACCCGGCTCAGTGCAATATATTTGCAGCAACTAGGCGAAGTAATTGA
- a CDS encoding TolC family protein translates to MSVRHQINPENLINTEIDGQQSNQIGCTVTCLRNVIGAVLMVIMLPAFAFDLAAPFIDPLQTVPLMIKSGVLLPGDSQPVPCPISKNFSSPLALAEAVDLALCSNPQIKAVWAAIKVQAGALGEARAAYLPTLPGTTSLLKTHTSNPGLNLPATTTNGYAISGTLAWRLFDFGGREANRESANSLLVAAIANHDASLQKAL, encoded by the coding sequence ATGAGCGTTAGGCACCAAATAAATCCAGAAAATTTGATCAACACGGAAATTGATGGACAGCAAAGCAACCAAATTGGTTGCACTGTCACCTGTCTGCGAAATGTCATCGGAGCCGTGTTGATGGTTATTATGCTACCCGCGTTCGCTTTCGATCTTGCTGCACCGTTTATCGATCCGTTGCAAACTGTTCCGCTGATGATCAAGTCTGGTGTGTTGCTGCCCGGTGATAGCCAACCGGTGCCATGCCCGATCAGTAAAAATTTTTCTAGTCCGTTGGCGTTGGCAGAAGCCGTCGATCTGGCCTTGTGTAGCAACCCGCAGATCAAGGCAGTCTGGGCCGCGATAAAAGTACAGGCTGGCGCTCTAGGCGAAGCGCGCGCCGCCTATCTGCCGACCCTGCCGGGTACGACGAGTCTTCTGAAAACTCATACCAGTAATCCAGGATTGAATCTCCCTGCCACGACAACGAATGGATACGCGATCTCGGGTACCTTGGCTTGGCGCCTCTTCGATTTTGGCGGCAGAGAAGCCAACCGAGAATCAGCCAATAGCCTATTGGTCGCTGCGATTGCGAATCACGATGCATCGTTGCAAAAGGCATTATAG
- a CDS encoding EF-hand domain-containing protein, with amino-acid sequence MITKSESKAFGAKKFQEMDANGDGQLSSEEMKASYKKMMSEKSTKETLINSKFRGISRVTN; translated from the coding sequence ATAATTACCAAAAGCGAATCCAAAGCTTTCGGGGCAAAGAAATTTCAAGAAATGGATGCGAATGGTGATGGTCAACTCAGCTCCGAAGAAATGAAAGCTTCATATAAGAAAATGATGAGCGAAAAGAGTACTAAGGAGACGCTGATTAATTCAAAATTTCGCGGAATTTCGCGCGTAACCAATTGA
- a CDS encoding IS630 family transposase, translating into MEKIDARTLKDEALHERRRQVIRLHKRGGTPAQIAQVSELSYPAVRKIIRLYETGGTAGIKPGKRGRRAGENRSLSEEQERLLQQFICEKRPEQMKMDFALWNRAAVSQLIKQEYHISMPIRTVGHYLKRWGFTPQKPIKKAYEQRPEAVKQWLDEQYPEIARRARTEGGEIHWGDETALVNTDVRGRGFAPKGKTPVAYAPGTRQRLSMIATVTNKGCARWQIIDGNFDSDRLIEFLELLIKDAGRKVFLILDNLRVHHSKPVKAWLEKNKEKIECFYLPSYSPELNPEERLNSDLKQAIGSKVQVRTKEKLRAAANDHMTMLESNPRRVASYFQDPRVKYAA; encoded by the coding sequence ATGGAAAAAATAGACGCCAGAACCCTCAAAGACGAAGCACTGCATGAACGCCGCAGGCAAGTTATCCGGCTACATAAGCGTGGTGGCACCCCCGCGCAAATAGCTCAAGTTTCGGAGTTGAGCTACCCCGCTGTAAGGAAGATCATTCGACTCTATGAAACAGGCGGCACGGCTGGAATAAAACCCGGAAAGCGAGGCCGTCGTGCAGGTGAGAACCGCAGCCTGTCCGAAGAACAAGAGCGGCTATTGCAACAGTTCATTTGCGAGAAACGCCCTGAGCAGATGAAAATGGATTTTGCGTTGTGGAATCGTGCCGCGGTAAGTCAGTTAATCAAGCAGGAGTACCATATTTCCATGCCGATCCGGACGGTAGGGCATTATCTCAAACGTTGGGGATTTACACCCCAAAAGCCAATCAAGAAAGCGTACGAACAGCGACCGGAGGCGGTAAAGCAATGGCTCGACGAGCAGTATCCGGAGATTGCCAGGCGCGCCCGTACCGAGGGCGGAGAAATTCACTGGGGTGATGAGACGGCACTGGTTAATACCGATGTACGCGGGCGTGGTTTTGCGCCTAAGGGAAAAACGCCGGTGGCCTATGCACCCGGTACGCGGCAGCGGCTATCGATGATTGCCACTGTAACCAACAAAGGCTGTGCACGTTGGCAGATTATCGACGGAAATTTCGACTCGGATCGGCTCATTGAATTCCTTGAACTACTGATCAAGGATGCGGGGAGAAAAGTGTTCTTGATTCTGGATAATTTGAGAGTGCACCACAGCAAACCCGTGAAGGCTTGGCTGGAAAAAAACAAGGAAAAAATCGAATGCTTCTATTTGCCCAGCTACAGTCCGGAATTGAATCCGGAAGAGCGGTTGAATTCAGACTTGAAGCAGGCTATCGGATCGAAAGTGCAGGTGCGTACCAAGGAGAAATTGCGTGCCGCTGCCAACGATCACATGACAATGCTGGAGAGCAACCCTAGACGCGTCGCTTCTTACTTTCAAGACCCACGCGTAAAATATGCCGCTTGA
- a CDS encoding MFS transporter: protein MRNSSFIKLLIFRFQISLAYQMIAVVVGWHIYQLTHDPFALGLVGLAEVIPYFCCALFAGYVVDHHSRRMFGVLASIVLSCNALVLVFIASGGIAGDTVMWIYASIAAGGIARAFIGPSYNALLALTLPREHYARAAGISSSVFQSAMVLGPALGGILVGWASLTTAYMVASILSISAAASLFMLRIAEPPRAVSAPVFSSIAEGLRFVFSNQIILGAQVLDMFAVLFGGAVAMLPVFIHDVFHYGPEGLGILRAAPAIGAIATGVLLARYPVNQNAGRILLAAVAGFGVCIILFALTSHFWVAALLLMLSGMCDGVSMVLRTTIMQLMTPDAMRGRVSAINGIFIGSSNELGAFESGLAARVMGLVPSVIFGGVMSLAIVAATARLAPKLRKLNLQQLR from the coding sequence TTGCGCAACAGCAGCTTTATCAAGCTGCTAATTTTCCGCTTTCAGATTTCGCTGGCCTACCAGATGATCGCTGTGGTTGTCGGCTGGCACATCTATCAATTAACGCACGACCCTTTTGCGCTGGGTCTGGTCGGATTGGCGGAAGTCATTCCCTACTTTTGTTGTGCGCTATTCGCGGGTTATGTCGTAGACCATCACTCCCGACGAATGTTTGGTGTGCTGGCAAGCATCGTGCTAAGTTGCAATGCGCTGGTGCTCGTGTTTATAGCCAGCGGCGGGATAGCGGGCGACACGGTAATGTGGATCTATGCATCTATCGCCGCTGGTGGCATCGCCCGCGCCTTCATCGGGCCTTCTTACAACGCACTGCTTGCTCTGACTTTGCCGCGTGAGCACTATGCGCGTGCCGCCGGTATCAGTAGTTCGGTTTTTCAGTCTGCGATGGTGCTTGGTCCTGCGTTGGGCGGGATACTGGTTGGTTGGGCCAGCCTTACTACCGCTTACATGGTGGCTTCGATCCTCAGCATCAGTGCCGCCGCTTCTTTATTCATGCTGCGCATCGCAGAGCCACCGAGAGCTGTGAGCGCACCGGTATTTTCCAGCATTGCGGAGGGGCTGCGCTTTGTGTTCAGCAACCAGATCATTCTGGGCGCGCAAGTGTTGGACATGTTCGCTGTGTTATTCGGCGGCGCGGTCGCTATGTTGCCAGTATTTATCCACGATGTTTTCCATTATGGTCCGGAAGGCTTAGGCATCCTGCGCGCAGCACCTGCAATAGGCGCAATCGCCACCGGCGTCCTACTTGCACGCTATCCCGTGAACCAGAATGCGGGCAGGATATTGTTGGCAGCTGTGGCCGGGTTTGGTGTATGCATCATTTTGTTCGCCCTCACCAGCCATTTTTGGGTGGCGGCCCTCTTGCTAATGCTCTCTGGCATGTGCGATGGGGTCTCGATGGTGCTGCGTACCACTATTATGCAGCTAATGACGCCAGACGCTATGCGCGGTCGTGTTTCTGCGATCAACGGCATTTTTATCGGCTCGTCCAACGAGTTGGGCGCTTTCGAATCAGGTTTGGCTGCCCGGGTGATGGGATTAGTTCCCTCTGTAATATTTGGCGGGGTAATGTCTTTGGCTATCGTCGCAGCGACGGCGCGTCTGGCACCTAAATTGCGCAAATTGAATCTACAACAGTTACGCTAG
- a CDS encoding DEAD/DEAH box helicase, with amino-acid sequence MHTSSSAANRKNFHPAVIAWFDATFSSPTEAQQQAWPLVRNSKTTLIAAPTGSGKTLTAFLAAVDALVCESSEIGLPNETRVLYVSPLKALSNDIRINLLNPLEGIDRELKALGLPPHGIRTAVRTGDTTQPERNAMRRCAPHILISTPESLYVLLGSDSGRAMLATVRTVIVDEIHAVAGSKRGSHLALSLERLDALCARAPVRIGLSATQKPLSAVAEFLAGVGRECAIVDVGHVRERDLGIELPPVPLEPIMSNQVWERVYDRLAELTVLHRTTLVFVNTRRMAERIARHLADRLGSKHVAAHHGSLAKEYRQDAEQRLKRGELRVLIATSSLELGIDIGDVDLVCQMGSPRSIASFLQRVGRSGHHVGGLPKGRLFPTSRDDLIECAALLDCARRDELDALRIPVAPLDVMAQQIVAEVSNREWGEDELFDLIRRASPFATLERAQYNAVLRMLIEGYTGRQGVRGSYLHRDSVTSTLRSRRGSKLTAVTSGGTIPDNADFTVILEPQGFNVGTVHEDFASESLAGDVFQLGNTSYRIQRIEAGKVRVEDAHGAEPNLPFWLGEAPGRSDELSFGVSRLRGEIDRLLGEKDDGAEAIEHAVDWLFEHLGLDDNAARQIAEYLATARAALTALPTRDTLVLERFFDESGGMQLVLHSPYGSRINRAWGLALRKRFCRTFNFELQAAATEDAIVLSLSDGHSFVLSEVWKYLRSSNAEHVLTQALLEAPLFNVRWRWNVTTALVLPRYSGGRKVAPQIQRMRSDDLLAAVFPDQAACLENIVGERELPSHPLVDQTLQDCLHEAMDSEGWLVLLRRMEAGEVRLLSRDLTSPSPLAMEVLSARPYAFLDDAPLEERRTLAVSSRRWSDPTSPDDLGTLDAGAIEAVAGEAWPRAINSDEMHEALMSLAFITPKEAMANEGWSEWLAELAASGRAAVFASADGSGPNAWIARERLSCLQVAYPNGRSAPPMTMPNDLSASDAEAWTSNTALVEILRARLSGFGPQSIADIAATLCMSENATLIGLAQLENEGYVIRGSFTPGAVAEEWCERHLLARIHRYTIKRLRREIEPVERQDFMRFLFEWQHLAEGAQLQGSDALPQILSQLEGYEAAAGSWESELLRLRMKDYSTTWLDELCRAGKIVWTRVGAPSSSAGGPVRGTPLVLLPRRQLGLWHALPAVASEVEVSPRGVRVLDALRQNGAMFFDELSKDARQLPVELENTLGELVATGLVNADSFAGLRAMLLSAHKRAKSRKCGRRGAAPTMEEAGRWALVRRADAVTITERVSEINADTQEGGIEKNDEVVAVGEALKRVARQPVTRKPKTAPDTLEHIAMTLLRRYGVMFWHMLEREPSWLPSWRELLSVYHRLEARGEVRGGRFVAGLSGEQFALPEAIPLLREMRRRSHDGSFVCISAVDPLNLCGTLLAGAKVPALAANRVLFRDGVPVGTSIAGVFNYLPAHDPAERELIHSRLISP; translated from the coding sequence ATGCATACATCCTCTAGTGCCGCGAACCGGAAAAATTTCCATCCAGCCGTAATTGCTTGGTTTGACGCTACTTTCTCAAGTCCTACGGAGGCTCAACAGCAGGCATGGCCCCTTGTTCGCAATAGCAAAACGACATTGATCGCGGCGCCGACTGGCTCGGGCAAAACCCTGACCGCCTTTCTGGCAGCTGTCGATGCTCTGGTATGCGAAAGTAGCGAAATCGGTCTGCCTAACGAAACGCGCGTATTGTACGTCTCGCCTCTTAAGGCGCTGTCAAACGACATTCGCATCAATTTGCTCAATCCGCTGGAGGGCATCGACCGAGAATTGAAGGCACTCGGCCTACCACCGCATGGCATCCGCACTGCTGTACGGACAGGGGATACGACTCAGCCGGAGCGTAACGCGATGCGTCGGTGCGCTCCGCATATCCTGATTTCGACACCAGAGTCGCTATACGTGCTGCTCGGCTCAGATAGCGGGCGCGCGATGCTGGCCACCGTGCGGACAGTAATCGTTGATGAAATCCATGCCGTGGCTGGCAGCAAGCGCGGCAGCCATCTGGCGCTCAGCCTCGAACGCTTGGATGCGTTGTGCGCACGAGCCCCTGTCCGGATTGGTTTGTCGGCCACCCAGAAGCCGTTGTCAGCAGTGGCAGAATTCCTGGCTGGCGTGGGACGCGAATGCGCGATCGTCGATGTCGGCCACGTGCGCGAACGAGACCTCGGCATTGAATTGCCTCCGGTTCCGCTTGAGCCGATCATGTCCAACCAGGTATGGGAGCGGGTCTATGACAGATTGGCGGAGTTGACCGTCCTGCACCGCACCACGTTGGTTTTTGTCAACACCCGACGCATGGCCGAACGCATTGCACGTCACCTGGCCGATCGGCTTGGTTCGAAACACGTTGCAGCTCACCATGGCAGCCTTGCCAAGGAATATCGGCAGGACGCTGAGCAGCGTCTCAAGCGGGGAGAATTGCGGGTATTGATCGCTACCTCATCGCTGGAACTGGGGATCGATATCGGCGATGTCGATCTGGTGTGCCAGATGGGTTCGCCACGCAGTATTGCTTCGTTTTTGCAGCGCGTGGGGCGGTCTGGACACCACGTCGGTGGTCTTCCCAAAGGCAGGTTGTTTCCGACTTCACGTGACGATCTCATTGAATGTGCTGCACTGCTCGATTGCGCTCGTCGCGATGAACTGGACGCGTTACGCATTCCTGTTGCTCCGCTTGACGTGATGGCACAGCAAATTGTCGCTGAAGTGAGCAATCGCGAATGGGGAGAAGACGAGCTGTTCGACCTGATCCGCCGGGCTTCGCCCTTCGCCACACTGGAGCGCGCGCAGTATAACGCGGTTCTGCGTATGTTAATTGAAGGCTATACCGGTCGCCAAGGGGTACGTGGGTCATATCTGCATCGTGACAGCGTCACGTCCACGCTGCGTTCCCGGCGTGGAAGCAAACTGACAGCGGTCACCTCTGGCGGCACCATCCCCGATAATGCTGACTTCACTGTCATTCTTGAGCCTCAGGGGTTCAACGTGGGGACAGTCCACGAGGATTTCGCCAGCGAGAGCCTGGCGGGCGACGTTTTTCAACTTGGCAATACTTCGTATCGTATCCAGCGCATCGAGGCTGGCAAGGTACGTGTCGAGGACGCGCACGGCGCTGAGCCCAACCTGCCATTCTGGTTGGGCGAGGCCCCCGGCCGCAGTGATGAACTATCGTTTGGCGTCTCCAGGTTGCGGGGCGAGATCGACCGTCTCCTCGGGGAAAAAGATGATGGCGCGGAAGCAATTGAACATGCCGTCGATTGGCTTTTCGAGCACCTCGGCCTCGATGACAACGCCGCCCGTCAAATAGCGGAATACCTGGCCACTGCGCGTGCCGCGCTGACGGCGCTGCCGACCAGAGACACCTTGGTACTGGAGCGGTTTTTCGACGAGTCGGGTGGTATGCAGCTGGTGTTGCATTCTCCGTACGGCAGCCGCATCAATCGCGCTTGGGGTCTGGCACTGCGCAAACGCTTTTGCCGCACTTTTAATTTTGAACTGCAGGCAGCCGCGACTGAAGACGCCATTGTGCTGTCCTTGTCCGATGGACACAGCTTCGTATTGAGTGAAGTGTGGAAATATCTGCGTTCGAGTAACGCTGAGCACGTGCTGACTCAGGCCCTGCTTGAGGCACCGCTGTTCAATGTTCGATGGCGTTGGAACGTCACCACCGCGCTGGTTCTTCCCCGCTACAGCGGTGGTCGCAAGGTGGCACCGCAAATACAGCGCATGCGCAGTGACGACTTGCTGGCCGCCGTATTCCCCGACCAGGCAGCGTGCCTCGAAAACATTGTCGGCGAGCGCGAACTGCCGAGCCATCCCCTGGTCGATCAAACCTTGCAAGACTGCCTGCACGAAGCGATGGACAGCGAAGGCTGGCTGGTGCTGTTGCGGCGCATGGAAGCAGGCGAGGTTCGGCTGCTTTCGCGCGATCTCACTTCGCCGTCACCGTTGGCAATGGAAGTGCTGAGCGCCAGACCGTATGCTTTCCTGGATGACGCACCTCTGGAAGAACGCCGTACCCTTGCCGTCAGTTCCCGCCGCTGGAGCGATCCGACGTCTCCCGACGACCTGGGTACCCTCGATGCCGGCGCCATTGAAGCGGTGGCCGGTGAAGCCTGGCCGCGTGCGATCAACAGCGACGAGATGCACGAGGCATTGATGTCATTGGCATTTATCACGCCGAAGGAAGCAATGGCCAATGAAGGATGGAGTGAATGGCTGGCGGAACTGGCCGCTAGCGGTCGTGCTGCCGTTTTCGCCAGCGCTGACGGTAGCGGCCCGAATGCCTGGATCGCGCGCGAACGGTTATCCTGCCTGCAGGTCGCCTATCCGAACGGCCGTTCCGCGCCGCCAATGACGATGCCGAATGACCTTTCCGCGAGTGACGCCGAGGCATGGACGTCAAATACCGCGCTGGTGGAAATTCTGCGCGCGCGTCTCAGCGGTTTTGGACCACAATCGATTGCCGACATTGCCGCCACACTCTGCATGTCGGAAAACGCCACACTAATCGGGTTGGCACAGCTCGAAAATGAAGGGTATGTCATTCGCGGCAGCTTTACGCCTGGGGCGGTAGCCGAAGAATGGTGCGAACGACATTTGTTGGCGCGCATACACCGCTACACCATCAAGCGCTTGCGGCGCGAAATCGAGCCGGTCGAACGGCAGGATTTCATGCGGTTCTTGTTTGAATGGCAGCATTTGGCGGAGGGCGCGCAGCTTCAGGGCAGCGACGCGCTGCCGCAAATTCTGTCCCAATTGGAAGGCTATGAGGCTGCAGCCGGGAGCTGGGAGAGCGAGTTGCTGAGACTGCGAATGAAGGACTACTCGACCACATGGCTCGATGAGCTGTGCCGGGCCGGAAAAATCGTCTGGACGCGAGTGGGCGCACCTTCGTCATCTGCAGGCGGCCCGGTGCGCGGCACACCGCTGGTACTCCTGCCGCGCCGGCAGCTGGGCTTGTGGCACGCGCTGCCGGCGGTCGCAAGCGAGGTGGAGGTTTCCCCGCGCGGTGTACGTGTACTCGACGCATTGCGCCAGAACGGTGCGATGTTTTTCGATGAATTGTCGAAGGACGCGCGGCAGCTGCCGGTCGAACTCGAAAACACGTTGGGTGAACTGGTGGCCACCGGTCTGGTCAATGCAGACAGCTTCGCCGGCTTGCGTGCCATGTTGTTATCAGCCCATAAACGCGCCAAGTCTAGAAAGTGCGGCCGCCGCGGCGCGGCTCCAACGATGGAGGAAGCAGGCCGCTGGGCATTGGTACGCCGCGCGGACGCCGTCACGATCACCGAGCGTGTCAGTGAGATCAATGCCGATACGCAGGAAGGTGGCATCGAGAAAAACGATGAGGTCGTGGCCGTCGGCGAAGCGCTTAAGCGTGTCGCGCGGCAGCCGGTGACGCGCAAGCCGAAAACCGCCCCGGATACATTGGAACATATTGCCATGACGCTTCTGCGTCGTTATGGGGTGATGTTCTGGCACATGCTGGAACGGGAGCCCTCGTGGCTACCTTCCTGGCGCGAATTGCTTTCTGTGTATCACCGACTGGAGGCTCGCGGCGAGGTTCGTGGTGGTCGCTTCGTGGCCGGCCTGTCAGGAGAACAGTTCGCCCTACCTGAGGCGATTCCTCTGTTGCGCGAAATGCGCCGGCGTTCGCACGACGGCAGCTTTGTCTGCATCTCCGCAGTCGATCCGCTCAACCTGTGCGGTACCTTGCTTGCAGGCGCAAAAGTACCGGCGCTGGCTGCCAACAGGGTGCTGTTCCGCGACGGAGTGCCCGTGGGGACATCGATTGCAGGCGTGTTCAATTATCTTCCCGCGCACGACCCTGCTGAGCGTGAATTGATCCATTCGCGTCTAATATCCCCTTAG